The genomic stretch GGCCTGCCGGAAATAGGGAGCGAACCCCGGCGAGGTCATCATCATCACGGTCACCTTGGGCGCGGCACCGCTCACGGGAGTCACGGCTGTCACAACTTACAGCTTCGAGGAAAGATTCATGAACCGGTAGCCCATGTGGAGGGCCTCCTTGCGGAGGCGGAGCTTGAGCCGGACCGCCAGGGAAACCGCGCAGCGGGAAAGGGCGTTCCCCCACCAGCCGGGCGCGGCGTAGCCGAGCTCGCACAGGAGGCCGCCCGCCGCCGCGTCGATCTGGCCCCGCCGGAAGATGTTGAAATCGTCGCGCCACCCCTCGGCCTTCCCCCGGCGGTAGTGCTGGGCCGGGTAGGCCGCCTTGGAGTCGGTCGCCTTCTTCCGCAGGGAGTCGATCCGGTTCGCCTCGAGGAAGGCGGCGATCTCGGCGTCGGTCGTCGGCAGGCCGAGGAAGTCGAAGACGCGGCGCAGTTCCCCGGCCCCGTCGCGGAGGAGCGCCTCGTAGCGGACCTCGGCGTAGCGGGGGGCGATCTCGGGACGGGCCCCGGCCTCGCGGCAGGCCCGGACGTAGCGGACCCACTCGGCGGCCGCCTGCGGCACCGTCCCCGCGCCGAAGTGCATGGAGCGGTTCGCCGCCACCATGGAGGAGACGACGTCGCGCCCGTCGCGGATGATGTGGATGAACTTCGCCTTCGGGAGGAAGTGGGCGATCATCGGCATGTGGAGGGCGTTGTCGGGGCTCTTGTCGAGGATCGCCGAGGCGGCGGGCTTCCCCTCGAGGACCGAGGCGTAGCACCGCTCCAGGAACTCCCGCAGGAAGGCGTCGAACTGCTCCTCCCGCCACAGGTGGGCGAGGCCCCGGCTGATCGAGGAGACGACGCCCTGCTCCTGCTCTTCCT from Verrucomicrobium sp. GAS474 encodes the following:
- a CDS encoding sulfotransferase — its product is MSLLEEKQFIFVVGSPRSGTTWFQYLIGSHPQVASTFELTMFESYLNSWRYHWKEEQEQGVVSSISRGLAHLWREEQFDAFLREFLERCYASVLEGKPAASAILDKSPDNALHMPMIAHFLPKAKFIHIIRDGRDVVSSMVAANRSMHFGAGTVPQAAAEWVRYVRACREAGARPEIAPRYAEVRYEALLRDGAGELRRVFDFLGLPTTDAEIAAFLEANRIDSLRKKATDSKAAYPAQHYRRGKAEGWRDDFNIFRRGQIDAAAGGLLCELGYAAPGWWGNALSRCAVSLAVRLKLRLRKEALHMGYRFMNLSSKL